In the genome of Aulosira sp. FACHB-615, the window CCAAAGTATCACCGTACCTCCATCTAATTCAGAAGCAAGGATTTTACCGTCAGGACTAAAGCTGACACTAGTAATTGAGTCTGTATAAGCGTGACCTTTAAGAGTTTGAATTGGAAACTCATCTACCACCTGCTGCAATGTGGATACAGCCAGCATTCGATTTTCTGACGTTATCCAAGGTTTCCAAATATTTTTTAGTAGTTTTCCAGCTTTAATAACTTCTGTTAACGCCGCTTCATGGTCATTTTGTGCAAAATATTTTTCTGCGGTAACACTCAATCTACCAATTTCTGCATCAGTCCTACGAATTTCACTCACCGCAGCAAATCCAGAAATCACAACCAAACCACAAACCAACCCAGTAATCACACTCCTCCGCAACCTCTGTTTCTGCTTCCTCTCCCGCTCCTGCAACTCCACACTCTTCTCAATAAACCATCGCTGCGGTTTACTAACTTCCTCCCCCCGCTTCTGCAACCAATCCTCAGCCACAGCCAAAGTCGCACTCCGCAACAAAACCCCCTCATCCTTACCACTCTCCACCCATTGCTGCAAAGCCACCTTCAACCGTTCTTGCCAAACACGAAACTCCCGATTATCATCCATCCACCCCCGCAACCGTCCCCAATTCCGAATCAAAGCCTCATGCACAACCTCCACCGTATCCTCAACCAACTGATTCCGGTTCGTCACCAACAAACGCTCATTAGCCAACAACGTCACCAAATCCCAATAATCCCCCACCTCATCACGAGTCGCCAACCTCCGGGTATCTTCCGTACCTTCCCCCGGTTGCACCAACTGAATAAACAGCCGTTGCGCTCTTTTTTGTTGCGTCTCACTCAACCCAGCATAAACAGCCTCCGCATGATTTGCTAAAGCCTGCGTCACCCCACCAATTTCTGTATAAGCTTGATGCGTCAACAATCCCGGACGTTGTTTTCCCCACAGTTGCGTCAAAGCAAACTGCTGTAACGGTAAGCTACCTTCCCCCGAACCCACATCATCAATCAACTTATTAACCAAACCCTCCTCCAACTCCACAGAAAACCTTGCCGCAGGTTGAATAATTGCTCTTTCTAATTCCTTACGGCTCATCGGCACAAGCAAGGAAGGGGGATAATCTTGTAAAGCCTTACCCAAAGGTTGGTAAGACATGGCTTTACCCAAAAAATCTGCCCTTAAGGTAATCAGCAAAGTACACATCGGGGTATGACTAACAGCATTAAGCAAGCTATCAATAAAAATTTGACGCTCTTGAGCATTTGGGCAAAGGGTGTAAACTTCCTCAAATTGGTCAATAACTAGCAGAAGATGAGTAGGGGATAGGGTGTGAAGAATATCTGCAATAATTTTTTGTAGACTAGAGATATCGCGTTTTAAGTCAATTTCTAGCTCTAATTCCTGTCTACGTCGTGAAATTTGAGCATCTGGCGAAGTGAGCAATTCCGCCGCTATTCCCCTGAATTCTTCCAAGGCTATAGCCAAAGACTCAAAAGGGTTCTTACCCGGACGAAAAGAAATAATTTGCCATTGGCGATGCTCCTGGAAGGATCTGCCCATAGAGCGATCGCAGTCCGAACCACCATTATCTTCTAGGATATTATACTGCCGCAGTTGGGGAATTAACCCAGCAAACACCACCGAAGATTTCCCACTACCAGAAGCACCAATTACTGCAACCAAAGGTTTACGGTTAACATCAATTACCAATTGCTCAACAAACGCTTCTCGTCCAAAAAAATTTTCCGCATCTTCTTCCCGAAACGCCATCAAACCCCGATATGGACTGCGAGTAATACCCAAACTTTGCCATGTTGGCGGCACTTCTAACTGATTTTGGACAATTACAGGTAACCAACTGGCACAGGGAAATTGTGACTCAAGCCTCTGTAATTGTTGTCTTGCATATCCCACAGAATTACACAAGGAACTGCCGCCTGTAAATGATTTTAAAAAATGCTTTAAAAACTCTTGTGCAACTTTATCGGGAACAGGTTCGCGCATGACAATTACTTGGGGAATCTGCAAACTTTCTAACTCTCTTGCGATTCCCAAACCATCACAAGAATTAAAAATTGCTAATTGCAATCTTTTGGCGATCGCTGGCAGCAAAGTATCTCTCAATTCTGCCATTGTTAAACTATCATCATGATTGAGAAATATGCGCCCCTGTGTCCCCTGAGTTTGAGAATGCCCAGAGAAAAACAACATATCCCAACCTATTTCATCTTGTAAATAATTATTTAGTTCCTGCCGCAATGGTTTTACAAGGGTAACTATTTCTGCATCACCACAATATTTTTGTAGTAGTTGTTCATCTGCTTTAACATTTATTCCTGTACTATCACCCAGAATAATTAAAATCCTAATCTTTTCTCTAAATGGTCGTTCTCTGCGTTCAGCATCCGGCGCACTTAAAGCAACTTCAAAAGGTGTAATTCGGAAATAAGGTATAGCATCAAATCCGTTCCACAAATGCCAAGGTAGTTTACGTATTTCTTGACAATCTGTACTAAGAATTACTCTGATTTCATCTCCCCTATCCCAATCTTGTTGAGATAAGCAATTTATAATCGGGTTAAAAGATTGTGATTGTAACCATGAATTAAAAGAATTAAGTAAATTTTGCGATCGCTCATCGCATTTTTGTTTCAAATCATCAATATTGACATTCTTAGCGCCAAGTGTTTTAATCCGAGTTCGTTCATCCAAACTGCGGTAAACATCACGCCAATTTTGAAA includes:
- a CDS encoding CHAT domain-containing protein: MKKLVILQFDGEFSTGYKVTLEVGEEGKRPNLRIRGELPSALDIIQCFQNWRDVYRSLDERTRIKTLGAKNVNIDDLKQKCDERSQNLLNSFNSWLQSQSFNPIINCLSQQDWDRGDEIRVILSTDCQEIRKLPWHLWNGFDAIPYFRITPFEVALSAPDAERRERPFREKIRILIILGDSTGINVKADEQLLQKYCGDAEIVTLVKPLRQELNNYLQDEIGWDMLFFSGHSQTQGTQGRIFLNHDDSLTMAELRDTLLPAIAKRLQLAIFNSCDGLGIARELESLQIPQVIVMREPVPDKVAQEFLKHFLKSFTGGSSLCNSVGYARQQLQRLESQFPCASWLPVIVQNQLEVPPTWQSLGITRSPYRGLMAFREEDAENFFGREAFVEQLVIDVNRKPLVAVIGASGSGKSSVVFAGLIPQLRQYNILEDNGGSDCDRSMGRSFQEHRQWQIISFRPGKNPFESLAIALEEFRGIAAELLTSPDAQISRRRQELELEIDLKRDISSLQKIIADILHTLSPTHLLLVIDQFEEVYTLCPNAQERQIFIDSLLNAVSHTPMCTLLITLRADFLGKAMSYQPLGKALQDYPPSLLVPMSRKELERAIIQPAARFSVELEEGLVNKLIDDVGSGEGSLPLQQFALTQLWGKQRPGLLTHQAYTEIGGVTQALANHAEAVYAGLSETQQKRAQRLFIQLVQPGEGTEDTRRLATRDEVGDYWDLVTLLANERLLVTNRNQLVEDTVEVVHEALIRNWGRLRGWMDDNREFRVWQERLKVALQQWVESGKDEGVLLRSATLAVAEDWLQKRGEEVSKPQRWFIEKSVELQERERKQKQRLRRSVITGLVCGLVVISGFAAVSEIRRTDAEIGRLSVTAEKYFAQNDHEAALTEVIKAGKLLKNIWKPWITSENRMLAVSTLQQVVDEFPIQTLKGHAYTDSITSVSFSPDGKILASELDGGTVILWDINTGKEIKTLREPGVRSVSFSPDGRTLAFAGDGITLWDTTTGRKIKTLMGYSIFNDVKFSPNGKTFASASHYPVVTIWDTTTGRKIRDLVHGHRVNQVSYSPDGKILASASDDHKVTLWDTSNGRELKTFEETDQVAYVSFSPDGKIVASAPASGSNVTIRDVSTGKTILTFLNHSDHIAGISFSPDSKIVASASIDNTIQLWDVNTGKVVSTVRANITPLVQSISFSPDGRTVAFPSDKNTVRLWNITNTTRAKTMLQWGEYHILTNTRGTKTKISSIRSFSFSPDNKIVAGIVDGNAYSFQPGGRVKLWNTSNGKEIKTLLLGDKTDISAISFSLDGKTIAFALDDGTITFWDVSTGEKIKTFKDHTISVDIEFSSDDKTLASASSNGTITLWDVNTGIKIKNFRDRADSVDGNGFNPDVDFSPDGKILAFASLAGTGGTHLNIVHNY